A part of Vigna radiata var. radiata cultivar VC1973A chromosome 11, Vradiata_ver6, whole genome shotgun sequence genomic DNA contains:
- the LOC106777332 gene encoding uncharacterized protein LOC106777332: MAASFRWILQLHRDVPKAARFYSEGLDFTINVCSLRWAELQSGSLKLALMHSSHDQATAQKGYSSLLSFTVTDMNGTVNKLMALGAELDGPIKYEIHGKVAAMRCIDGHVLGLYEPV, translated from the exons ATGGCAGCGTCGTTCAGGTGGATATTACAACTACACAGGGATGTTCCAAAAGCCGCACGCTTCTACTCCGAAGGCTTGGACTTCACCATCAACGTCTGCTCTCTCCGTTGGGCCGAACTTCAATCTGGTTCTCTCAAGCTTGCCCTCATGCATTCTTCCCA TGACCAAGCCACCGCGCAGAAAGGGTACTCCTCCCTTTTGTCATTTACGGTGACTGACATGAACGGTAcagtaaataaattaatggcGTTAGGAGCTGAACTCGATGGGCCCATCAAATATGAGATCCATGGAAAG GTTGCAGCTATGCGGTGTATTGATGGACATGTCTTAGGCCTGTATGAACCTGTCTAA
- the LOC106776476 gene encoding uncharacterized protein At5g41620 isoform X2 translates to MFSVKSCTVSNLVPVMEPASASSLRRHIAASLMQQHRAIERNNHALQPLSPASYGSSMEMTPYNPGATPSSSLEFKGRIGEPHYNLKTSTELLKVLNRIWSLEEQHASNVSLIKALKSELDHARIRIKELLRDRQADRHEVDDLMKQIAEDKLVRKSKEQDRLHAAVQSVRDELEDERKLRKRSESIHRKLARDLSEVKSSLSSALKELDQERTRRKLLEDLCDEFARGINEYEREVHSLNHKSDKDWIQRADHDRLILHISESWLDERMQMQLEAAQNGFMDKSIVDKLSLEIETFLRAKQNSRSTENIVVRNRRNSLESVPLNDAVSAPQVAGDDDDSVGSDSNCFELNKPSNKGSKVHEEEAVDKHFEETLKTNHTKKKPIPREGLKHRSPSSLQVKFEEQMAWAMSSDSHKKSQSIDADQGKTTDTKAIEGTLSEKCEHFEINEDDDSERKMNPTELHSSSKNHIIDNLIRGQLMASEGGNMHAENNYGEASCSNAGWRNQASPVKQWMAKLGSQDLDISEPSKVPSGSKENNTLKAKLLEARSKGQRSRLKALKGSF, encoded by the exons ATGTTTAGTGTGAAGTCATGCACTGTCTCTAACCTCGTGCCTGTAATGGAG CCAGCTAGCGCCAGCAGTTTGAGGAGGCATATTGCTGCATCCTTGATGCAGCAGCATCGAGCAATTGAGAGAAATAATCATGCACTGCAACCTTTATCTCCTGCAAGTTATGGTAGTTCCATGGAG ATGACACCCTATAATCCTGGAGCCACTCCTTCTAGTTCCTTGGAATTTAAGGGAAGGATTGGTGAGCCACATTATAATCTCAAAACATCTACGGAGCTTCTGAAAGTGCTAAACAGAATATGGAGCCTGGAAGAACAACATGCTTCTAACGTTTCattgataaaagcattaaaatcAGAGCTAGATCATGCGCGTATAAGGATCAAAGAGTTGCTTCGAGACAGACAAGCAGATCGACATGAGGTTGATGACCTGATGAAGCAAATTGCAGAGGATAAATTGGTTCGGAAGAGTAAGGAACAGGATCGACTCCACGCTGCGGTGCAATCTGTGAGGGATGAACTCGAGGATGAGAGGAAATTAAGGAAACGGTCAGAAAGCATACACCGGAAATTAGCTCGAGATCTTTCTGAAGTGAAGTCCTCTCTTTCTAGCGCTCTAAAAGAATTGGATCAAGAGAGAACAAGAAGAAAGCTATTGGAGGACCTTTGTGATGAATTTGCTAGGGGAATAAATGAATATGAACGAGAAGTGCATAGTCTGAATCACAAGTCTGATAAGGACTGGATTCAAAGGGCTGATCACGATCGTTTAATTCTTCACATATCTGAATCGTGGCTGGATGAACGTATGCAAATGCAGCTGGAAGCAGCTCAGAATGGTTTTATGGATAAATCCATAGTTGACAAACTAAGCCTTGAAATAGAGACTTTTCTTAGAGCTAAACAAAATAGTCGAAGTACAGAAAATATAGTGGTAAGGAATCGCCGTAATTCCTTGGAATCTGTACCACTGAACGATGCTGTCAGTGCACCGCAGGTGGCGGGTGATGACGACGATTCCGTGGGAAGTGATTCAAATTGTTTTGAGTTGAACAAGCCAAGCAACAAGGGATCTAAGGTACACGAAGAAGAGGCTGTGGACAAACATTTTGAGGAGACATTGAAAACCAACCACACGAAGAAAAAACCAATACCACGAGAGGGGTTAAAACATCGTAGCCCATCTAGCTTGCAAGTGAAGTTTGAAGAACAGATGGCGTGGGCCATGTCATCTGATTCACATAAGAAGTCCCAGTCAATTGATGCAGATCAGGGGAAGACCACAGACACCAAGGCAATTGAAGGAACTTTATCTGAAAAGTGCGAACACTTTGAGATTAacgaagatgatgattctgaaaGAAAGATGAACCCCACTGAATTGCACAGCTCAAGTAAAAATCACATTATTGATAATCTGATAAGAGGTCAACTTATGGCATCTGAAGGTGGCAATATGCATGCTGAGAATAATTATGGCGAGGCTTCCTGCAGCAATGCTGGATGGAGGAATCAGGCAAGCCCTGTAAAGCAGTGGATGGCAAAACTTGGATCCCAAGACCTAGACATATCGGAGCCTTCCAAAGTGCCTTCAGGGTCAAAGGAGAACAATACTTTGAAGGCGAAGCTTCTTGAAGCTAGGTCCAAGGGGCAGCGATCTCGTTTAAAAGCCTTGAAAGGGTCCTTTTAG
- the LOC106776476 gene encoding uncharacterized protein At5g41620 isoform X1 codes for MKSEEEEAEKEEKLGEKLRRGVLVGKSRGPSTPFPSWLSHTHTNKHIRDHSVSARKLAAALWEFNQSFPLFQMHRSAANNAQPSAAAAAAPDPRHRRHHYILHKDKALHISNFLADASPSSPDQPASASSLRRHIAASLMQQHRAIERNNHALQPLSPASYGSSMEMTPYNPGATPSSSLEFKGRIGEPHYNLKTSTELLKVLNRIWSLEEQHASNVSLIKALKSELDHARIRIKELLRDRQADRHEVDDLMKQIAEDKLVRKSKEQDRLHAAVQSVRDELEDERKLRKRSESIHRKLARDLSEVKSSLSSALKELDQERTRRKLLEDLCDEFARGINEYEREVHSLNHKSDKDWIQRADHDRLILHISESWLDERMQMQLEAAQNGFMDKSIVDKLSLEIETFLRAKQNSRSTENIVVRNRRNSLESVPLNDAVSAPQVAGDDDDSVGSDSNCFELNKPSNKGSKVHEEEAVDKHFEETLKTNHTKKKPIPREGLKHRSPSSLQVKFEEQMAWAMSSDSHKKSQSIDADQGKTTDTKAIEGTLSEKCEHFEINEDDDSERKMNPTELHSSSKNHIIDNLIRGQLMASEGGNMHAENNYGEASCSNAGWRNQASPVKQWMAKLGSQDLDISEPSKVPSGSKENNTLKAKLLEARSKGQRSRLKALKGSF; via the exons ATGAAAAGCGAGGAAGAGGAAGCGGAAAAGGAGGAAAAATTAGGAGAAAAGTTGAGGCGAGGGGTTTTGGTAGGGAAAAGCAGGGGACCCTCTACTCCATTTCCCTCTTGGCTCTCCCACACTCACACTAACAAACACATTCGGGACCATTCTGTTTCCGCTAGGAAGCTCGCCGCAGCGCTCTGGGAATTCAATCAATCTTTCCCACTCTTTCAAATGCATCGTTCTGCTGCTAATAACGCTCAGCCTTctgccgccgccgccgccgctcCCGATCCCAGACACCGCCGCCACCATTACATCCTCCATAAGGACAAGGCTCTCCACATCTCCAACTTCCTGGCCGATGCATCTCCCAGTTCCCCTGATCAG CCAGCTAGCGCCAGCAGTTTGAGGAGGCATATTGCTGCATCCTTGATGCAGCAGCATCGAGCAATTGAGAGAAATAATCATGCACTGCAACCTTTATCTCCTGCAAGTTATGGTAGTTCCATGGAG ATGACACCCTATAATCCTGGAGCCACTCCTTCTAGTTCCTTGGAATTTAAGGGAAGGATTGGTGAGCCACATTATAATCTCAAAACATCTACGGAGCTTCTGAAAGTGCTAAACAGAATATGGAGCCTGGAAGAACAACATGCTTCTAACGTTTCattgataaaagcattaaaatcAGAGCTAGATCATGCGCGTATAAGGATCAAAGAGTTGCTTCGAGACAGACAAGCAGATCGACATGAGGTTGATGACCTGATGAAGCAAATTGCAGAGGATAAATTGGTTCGGAAGAGTAAGGAACAGGATCGACTCCACGCTGCGGTGCAATCTGTGAGGGATGAACTCGAGGATGAGAGGAAATTAAGGAAACGGTCAGAAAGCATACACCGGAAATTAGCTCGAGATCTTTCTGAAGTGAAGTCCTCTCTTTCTAGCGCTCTAAAAGAATTGGATCAAGAGAGAACAAGAAGAAAGCTATTGGAGGACCTTTGTGATGAATTTGCTAGGGGAATAAATGAATATGAACGAGAAGTGCATAGTCTGAATCACAAGTCTGATAAGGACTGGATTCAAAGGGCTGATCACGATCGTTTAATTCTTCACATATCTGAATCGTGGCTGGATGAACGTATGCAAATGCAGCTGGAAGCAGCTCAGAATGGTTTTATGGATAAATCCATAGTTGACAAACTAAGCCTTGAAATAGAGACTTTTCTTAGAGCTAAACAAAATAGTCGAAGTACAGAAAATATAGTGGTAAGGAATCGCCGTAATTCCTTGGAATCTGTACCACTGAACGATGCTGTCAGTGCACCGCAGGTGGCGGGTGATGACGACGATTCCGTGGGAAGTGATTCAAATTGTTTTGAGTTGAACAAGCCAAGCAACAAGGGATCTAAGGTACACGAAGAAGAGGCTGTGGACAAACATTTTGAGGAGACATTGAAAACCAACCACACGAAGAAAAAACCAATACCACGAGAGGGGTTAAAACATCGTAGCCCATCTAGCTTGCAAGTGAAGTTTGAAGAACAGATGGCGTGGGCCATGTCATCTGATTCACATAAGAAGTCCCAGTCAATTGATGCAGATCAGGGGAAGACCACAGACACCAAGGCAATTGAAGGAACTTTATCTGAAAAGTGCGAACACTTTGAGATTAacgaagatgatgattctgaaaGAAAGATGAACCCCACTGAATTGCACAGCTCAAGTAAAAATCACATTATTGATAATCTGATAAGAGGTCAACTTATGGCATCTGAAGGTGGCAATATGCATGCTGAGAATAATTATGGCGAGGCTTCCTGCAGCAATGCTGGATGGAGGAATCAGGCAAGCCCTGTAAAGCAGTGGATGGCAAAACTTGGATCCCAAGACCTAGACATATCGGAGCCTTCCAAAGTGCCTTCAGGGTCAAAGGAGAACAATACTTTGAAGGCGAAGCTTCTTGAAGCTAGGTCCAAGGGGCAGCGATCTCGTTTAAAAGCCTTGAAAGGGTCCTTTTAG
- the LOC106776993 gene encoding cation/H(+) antiporter 18 isoform X1 — protein sequence MASNSTSGNACPAPMKATSNGVFQGDDPLDFALPLAILQICLVLVVSRGLAYLLKPLRQPRVIAEIIGGILLGPSALGRNKSYMQAVFPPRSITVLDTLANIGLIFFLFLAGLELDLKSLRQSGNRVLAIAMAGISLPFVIGIGSSFVLKQSIAKGSDSAAFLVFMGVALSITAFPVLARILAELKLLTTNVGRTAMSAAAINDIAAWILLALAVALSGHERSPLVSLWVFLAGCGFVICAIIIVPPIFKWVSQRCHEGEPVEEVYICATLAAVLAAGLVTDAIGIHAMFGAFVVGVLLPNDGPFASALVEKVEDLVSGLFLPLYFVSSGLKTNVATIKGLQSWGLLAFVIFTASFGKILGTFVVSLLCKLPLNEALVLGFLMNCKGLVELIVLNIGKDRKVLNDQTFAIMVLMAVFTTFITTPLVMAVYKPARKRSIADYKYRTIERKNANRQLRILACFHGARNIPSMINLIEASRGIQKRDDLCVYAMHLKEFSERSSSILMVHKARRNGLPFWNKGSHSPSNHVIVAFEAYRQLSQVSIRPMTAISSMANIHEDICATAERKEAAVIILPFHKHQSLDGSLNTSRNDFRWVNKRVLEHAPCSVGIFVDRGLGGTSHVSASNVSYRVTVLFFGGGDDREALAYGGRMAEHPGITLLVIRFVVEPPNETEILRVDVGDSSSSTKLVSQDEQFLDEFKVKTANDDSINYEERIVKNAAETVAIIREVNSSSLFLVGSRPVSEVACALKSSECPELGPVGGLLVSQDFPTTASVLVIQQYNNDGAPINLTPEMEEQLPYQDSGSAA from the exons ATGGCTTCCAATTCTACATCTGGAAATGCTTGCCCGGCGCCTATGAAAGCCACATCAAATGGCGTGTTTCAGGGAGACGACCCTCTTGATTTTGCGCTTCCCCTAGCTATTTTGCAGATATGCCTTGTTCTCGTGGTCTCAAGGGGACTGGCATATCTTCTAAAACCCTTAAGGCAACCCAGAGTTATTGCAGAGATTATT GGAGGGATACTTCTTGGTCCATCAGCTCTTGGACGGAATAAAAGCTATATGCAGGCAGTTTTCCCACCCAGGAGTATTACAGTATTAGACACTCTAGCAAACATTGGCCTTATATTCTTTCTATTCTTAGCAGGTCTGGAGTTAGATCTTAAATCTCTTCGTCAATCTGGAAACCGAGTCCTTGCTATTGCAATGGCTGGAATAAGCCTACCCTTTGTAATAGGAATTGGTTCATCATTTGTTCTAAAACAATCAATTGCCAAAGGTTCAGATAGTGCCGCATTTCTTGTATTCATGGGTGTTGCTCTGTCCATTACTGCATTTCCTGTATTGGCCCGTATTTTGGCTGAGTTAAAACTTCTAACCACAAACGTTGGCAGAACAGCTATGTCAGCTGCAGCAATTAATGATATAGCTGCCTGGATTCTGCTTGCTCTGGCTGTTGCCTTGTCAGGCCATGAGCGATCTCCACTTGTGTCATTGTGGGTCTTCTTAGCGGGGTGTGGTTTTGTCATTTGTGCAATAATCATTGTCCCTCCAATTTTCAAATGGGTGAGCCAACGATGCCATGAAGGTGAACCAGTTGAAGAGGTATACATATGTGCTACATTAGCTGCTGTTCTGGCTGCTGGGCTTGTCACAGATGCTATTGGAATCCATGCCATGTTTGGTGCTTTTGTTGTTGGAGTTTTGCTCCCCAACGATGGACCGTTTGCCAGTGCTCTTGTGGAGAAAGTAGAGGATCTTGTGTCTGGTCTATTTCTCCCTCTCTATTTTGTGTCAAGTGGATTGAAGACTAATGTAGCCACCATAAAGGGGCTGCAATCATGGGGTCTTCTGGCTTTTGTTATATTTACAGCTTCTTTCGGAAAGATTCTTGGGACTTTTGTTGTTTCCCTTCTCTGTAAACTACCTCTTAACGAGGCTCTGGTGCTGGGGTTCTTAATGAATTGCAAAGGCCTAGTTGAATTAATAGTCCTGAACATTGGCAAAGATAGAAag GTTTTGAATGATCAGACCTTCGCCATCATGGTTCTTATGGCTGTTTTCACTACCTTCATCACTACTCCTCTTGTGATGGCCGTGTATAAGCCTGCAAGGAAGAGAAGCATAGCCGACTACAAATATAGAACAATTGAGAGGAAAAATGCAAATAGACAACTGAGGATTCTCGCCTGCTTCCATGGTGCAAGAAATATTCCATCAATGATAAATTTGATTGAGGCTTCAAGAGGAATCCAGAAGCGTGATGATCTTTGTGTGTACGCAATGCACCTTAAAGAATTCTCTGAGAGGTCCTCATCTATATTAATGGTACATAAGGCAAGAAGAAATGGGTTGCCATTCTGGAACAAAGGTTCTCATTCACCTTCTAACCATGTCATTGTAGCGTTTGAGGCTTACAGGCAACTAAGTCAAGTGTCCATCCGGCCAATGACCGCCATCTCATCTATGGCTAACATACATGAAGACATTTGTGCAACTGCTGAGAGGAAGGAAGCCGCAGTCATCATTCTTCCATTTCATAAGCATCAAAGTTTGGATGGTTCACTAAATACCAGTAGAAATGATTTTCGATGGGTTAACAAAAGAGTACTTGAGCATGCGCCATGCTCAGTTGGAATTTTTGTTGATCGTGGGCTCGGTGGTACCTCCCATGTCTCTGCAAGTAATGTTTCTTACCGTGTTACAGTGCTTTTctttggtggtggtgatgatCGTGAAGCCCTTGCTTACGGAGGTCGTATGGCCGAGCATCCTGGCATCACATTGTTGGTTATTCGCTTTGTAGTTGAACCACCTAATGAAACAGAGATTTTAAGAGTTGATGTGGGCGACTCCTCCTCCAGCACCAAATTAGTCTCACAGGATGAACAATTCCTCGATGAATTTAAAGTGAAAACAGCAAATGATGACTCCATCAACTATGAAGAGAGAATAGTTAAAAATGCAGCAGAAACAGTTGCTATTATCCGTGAGGTTAATAGCTCAAGTCTGTTTCTTGTGGGTTCAAGGCCAGTCAGTGAAGTTGCCTGTGCTCTGAAAAGCAGTGAATGCCCTGAACTAGGACCTGTGGGTGGTTTGTTGGTATCACAAGATTTCCCCACAACAGCATCCGTTTTGGTAATACAACAGTATAACAACGATGGGGCGCCAATAAATTTGACGCCGGAAATGGAGGAACAATTACCCTATCAGGATTCAGGTTCTGCTGCATAA
- the LOC106776993 gene encoding cation/H(+) antiporter 18 isoform X2 has protein sequence MAGISLPFVIGIGSSFVLKQSIAKGSDSAAFLVFMGVALSITAFPVLARILAELKLLTTNVGRTAMSAAAINDIAAWILLALAVALSGHERSPLVSLWVFLAGCGFVICAIIIVPPIFKWVSQRCHEGEPVEEVYICATLAAVLAAGLVTDAIGIHAMFGAFVVGVLLPNDGPFASALVEKVEDLVSGLFLPLYFVSSGLKTNVATIKGLQSWGLLAFVIFTASFGKILGTFVVSLLCKLPLNEALVLGFLMNCKGLVELIVLNIGKDRKVLNDQTFAIMVLMAVFTTFITTPLVMAVYKPARKRSIADYKYRTIERKNANRQLRILACFHGARNIPSMINLIEASRGIQKRDDLCVYAMHLKEFSERSSSILMVHKARRNGLPFWNKGSHSPSNHVIVAFEAYRQLSQVSIRPMTAISSMANIHEDICATAERKEAAVIILPFHKHQSLDGSLNTSRNDFRWVNKRVLEHAPCSVGIFVDRGLGGTSHVSASNVSYRVTVLFFGGGDDREALAYGGRMAEHPGITLLVIRFVVEPPNETEILRVDVGDSSSSTKLVSQDEQFLDEFKVKTANDDSINYEERIVKNAAETVAIIREVNSSSLFLVGSRPVSEVACALKSSECPELGPVGGLLVSQDFPTTASVLVIQQYNNDGAPINLTPEMEEQLPYQDSGSAA, from the exons ATGGCTGGAATAAGCCTACCCTTTGTAATAGGAATTGGTTCATCATTTGTTCTAAAACAATCAATTGCCAAAGGTTCAGATAGTGCCGCATTTCTTGTATTCATGGGTGTTGCTCTGTCCATTACTGCATTTCCTGTATTGGCCCGTATTTTGGCTGAGTTAAAACTTCTAACCACAAACGTTGGCAGAACAGCTATGTCAGCTGCAGCAATTAATGATATAGCTGCCTGGATTCTGCTTGCTCTGGCTGTTGCCTTGTCAGGCCATGAGCGATCTCCACTTGTGTCATTGTGGGTCTTCTTAGCGGGGTGTGGTTTTGTCATTTGTGCAATAATCATTGTCCCTCCAATTTTCAAATGGGTGAGCCAACGATGCCATGAAGGTGAACCAGTTGAAGAGGTATACATATGTGCTACATTAGCTGCTGTTCTGGCTGCTGGGCTTGTCACAGATGCTATTGGAATCCATGCCATGTTTGGTGCTTTTGTTGTTGGAGTTTTGCTCCCCAACGATGGACCGTTTGCCAGTGCTCTTGTGGAGAAAGTAGAGGATCTTGTGTCTGGTCTATTTCTCCCTCTCTATTTTGTGTCAAGTGGATTGAAGACTAATGTAGCCACCATAAAGGGGCTGCAATCATGGGGTCTTCTGGCTTTTGTTATATTTACAGCTTCTTTCGGAAAGATTCTTGGGACTTTTGTTGTTTCCCTTCTCTGTAAACTACCTCTTAACGAGGCTCTGGTGCTGGGGTTCTTAATGAATTGCAAAGGCCTAGTTGAATTAATAGTCCTGAACATTGGCAAAGATAGAAag GTTTTGAATGATCAGACCTTCGCCATCATGGTTCTTATGGCTGTTTTCACTACCTTCATCACTACTCCTCTTGTGATGGCCGTGTATAAGCCTGCAAGGAAGAGAAGCATAGCCGACTACAAATATAGAACAATTGAGAGGAAAAATGCAAATAGACAACTGAGGATTCTCGCCTGCTTCCATGGTGCAAGAAATATTCCATCAATGATAAATTTGATTGAGGCTTCAAGAGGAATCCAGAAGCGTGATGATCTTTGTGTGTACGCAATGCACCTTAAAGAATTCTCTGAGAGGTCCTCATCTATATTAATGGTACATAAGGCAAGAAGAAATGGGTTGCCATTCTGGAACAAAGGTTCTCATTCACCTTCTAACCATGTCATTGTAGCGTTTGAGGCTTACAGGCAACTAAGTCAAGTGTCCATCCGGCCAATGACCGCCATCTCATCTATGGCTAACATACATGAAGACATTTGTGCAACTGCTGAGAGGAAGGAAGCCGCAGTCATCATTCTTCCATTTCATAAGCATCAAAGTTTGGATGGTTCACTAAATACCAGTAGAAATGATTTTCGATGGGTTAACAAAAGAGTACTTGAGCATGCGCCATGCTCAGTTGGAATTTTTGTTGATCGTGGGCTCGGTGGTACCTCCCATGTCTCTGCAAGTAATGTTTCTTACCGTGTTACAGTGCTTTTctttggtggtggtgatgatCGTGAAGCCCTTGCTTACGGAGGTCGTATGGCCGAGCATCCTGGCATCACATTGTTGGTTATTCGCTTTGTAGTTGAACCACCTAATGAAACAGAGATTTTAAGAGTTGATGTGGGCGACTCCTCCTCCAGCACCAAATTAGTCTCACAGGATGAACAATTCCTCGATGAATTTAAAGTGAAAACAGCAAATGATGACTCCATCAACTATGAAGAGAGAATAGTTAAAAATGCAGCAGAAACAGTTGCTATTATCCGTGAGGTTAATAGCTCAAGTCTGTTTCTTGTGGGTTCAAGGCCAGTCAGTGAAGTTGCCTGTGCTCTGAAAAGCAGTGAATGCCCTGAACTAGGACCTGTGGGTGGTTTGTTGGTATCACAAGATTTCCCCACAACAGCATCCGTTTTGGTAATACAACAGTATAACAACGATGGGGCGCCAATAAATTTGACGCCGGAAATGGAGGAACAATTACCCTATCAGGATTCAGGTTCTGCTGCATAA
- the LOC106776370 gene encoding protein PAM71, chloroplastic: MHSLYVTSTFLRSHSLSSFASSSFLLLLPPSTLRSSKKLQFSPFATSSPIPPNETKFPTQGFSHSCKNSNDSLESLARISNWKFPLAPIAHSNLSVRLLKFMMLFGFLTLKHSYPAHAASDFSSAFSLSPEFGDFDDISTGFASAFLLIFFSELGDKTFFIAALLAARNTAGVVFIGTFSALAAMTLISVVLGRTFHYVDEILPFRFGETDLPIDDIAAVCLLVYFGVSTLLDASSSDGQKSDEEQKEAELAVSEFSGNGAGILSAASTAASTFLLVFVAEWGDKSFFSTIALAAASSPLGVIAGALAGHGVATLLAVLGGSLLGTYLSEKVISYIGGVLFLVXAAVTLFEIVQ; this comes from the exons ATGCACTCTCTCTATGTGACAAGCACCTTCCTACGCTCGCATTCACTCTCTTCATTCGcctcatcttcttttcttctccttcttcctccttccaCTCTTCGCAGCTCTAAGAAGCTGCAATTCTCACCCTTCGCCACCTCTTCCCCAATTCCCCCAAATGAAACCAAATTCCCAACGCAGGGATTCTCTCATTCTTGCAAGAATTCCAACGATTCACTCGAATCACTTGCTCGAATCTCCAATTGGAAATTCCCCTTAGCTCCAATTGCTCATTCTAATTTATCCGTCAGGCTTCTCAAGTTTATGATGCTCTTCGGCTTCCTCACACTTAAACACTCTTATCCCGCTCATGCTGCCTCTGACTTTTCCAGTGCTTTCAGTTTATCTCCTGAATTTGGGGATTTTGATGACATAAGCACAGGTTTTGCTTCA GCGTTTCTGCTGATATTTTTCTCTGAACTGGGAGATAAAACCTTTTTCATTGCA GCCCTGCTTGCAGCTAGGAATACAGCTGGTGTTGTTTTTATTGGGACGTTTAGCGCACTTGC GGCAATGACTCTGATCTCTGTTGTCCTTGGGAGAACTTTTCATTATGTTGATGAAATCTTGCCATTCag GTTTGGAGAAACAGATTTACCTATTGATGATATTGCTGCTGTTTGCCTATTG GTGTACTTTGGGGTCTCTACCCTGCTGGATGCCTCATCTAGTGATGGCCAAAAATCAGATGAAGAGCAGAAGGAG GCAGAGCTAGCAGTTTCTGAATTTTCTGGAAATGGTGCTGGAATACTATCTGCTGCTAGCACAGCTGCCAGTACTTTTCTCTTAGTTTTTGTCGCCGAATGGGGTGATAAGTCATTTTTCTCCACAATTG CTCTTGCAGCAGCTTCTTCTCCCCTTGGAGTCATAGCTGGAGCACTGGCGGGTCATGGTGTTGCAACTTTG CTAGCTGTACTAGGGGGCTCTTTACTTGGGACGTATTTATCAGAGAAG GTTATTTCCTACATCGGAGGTGTTCTCTTTCTCGTCNTTGCTGCAGTAACCTTATTTGAAATTGTGCAATAG